In Aquiflexum balticum DSM 16537, a single genomic region encodes these proteins:
- a CDS encoding DUF6090 family protein, whose protein sequence is MIGILIALQVNNWNESRKMKINEQAYLLSLKEDLQEDIAFNKRNVLSRFEKKVEALKIGKAYYQGNYQFQDTVLFLNTLGYGGVFGRVVWAFKKNTYNQLLNTGQFKEIENDSLRAVIIDYYNLLNTLEESGENKETGYIKYTNSLRPFNREDTVNISEFDQKLFLSKVKTEEFYMLLNLELNLAYDIKNKCLVVNERAEKLIKLIEIQTDK, encoded by the coding sequence GTGATTGGAATATTGATCGCTTTGCAGGTCAATAACTGGAATGAAAGCCGAAAAATGAAAATCAATGAACAAGCATACCTTCTGAGCCTGAAAGAAGACTTGCAGGAAGATATAGCTTTTAATAAAAGAAATGTTTTGTCACGTTTTGAAAAAAAAGTCGAAGCTCTAAAAATAGGTAAAGCATATTATCAAGGTAACTATCAGTTTCAAGACACGGTTCTTTTTTTAAATACCTTGGGCTATGGAGGTGTTTTTGGAAGAGTGGTTTGGGCATTTAAAAAAAATACCTACAATCAACTATTGAATACCGGCCAATTTAAAGAAATAGAGAATGATTCACTTAGAGCCGTTATAATAGACTATTATAATCTTCTTAATACGCTTGAAGAAAGCGGTGAAAATAAAGAAACGGGCTACATTAAGTACACAAACTCACTGAGACCATTTAATAGGGAGGATACGGTTAATATTTCCGAATTTGATCAAAAATTATTCCTGTCTAAGGTCAAAACTGAAGAGTTTTATATGCTTCTAAATTTAGAATTGAATTTAGCCTATGATATTAAAAACAAATGTCTTGTTGTAAATGAAAGGGCAGAAAAACTTATCAAATTAATCGAAATTCAAACAGATAAATGA
- a CDS encoding DUF6090 family protein: MLNIFRKIRQKLLQEGLPAGQEGKVINYLKYATGEIFLVVIGILIALSINNWNEDNKNAKREHAFLTNLQQDLRSDSLRLKEIKERLKVAVSYKRVFESQMKGNVTDPDSLNAHFLMQYNLLIDFVPNSTTVDELSNNGLNLISSPSLRRQIVTLYNTYDDLILKLKIGQEKGQSVLNYVSQKVMNINSPTTDEIRHLLEDKFYVNQTYMNFLATQLKDADHALQQCKETLSMIQKDLAHD, from the coding sequence ATGCTGAACATATTTAGAAAAATCCGCCAAAAACTCCTGCAAGAAGGCCTGCCTGCCGGACAGGAAGGAAAGGTTATAAACTATCTCAAATACGCCACTGGTGAAATTTTCCTTGTGGTGATAGGGATTTTAATAGCCCTGAGTATTAACAATTGGAATGAAGACAATAAAAATGCAAAACGGGAGCATGCCTTTCTTACCAATCTTCAACAGGACCTAAGATCTGACTCACTTCGGCTGAAGGAAATAAAAGAAAGACTAAAGGTAGCCGTCAGTTACAAAAGAGTTTTTGAAAGTCAGATGAAAGGAAACGTAACAGACCCGGATTCGTTGAATGCGCATTTTTTAATGCAGTATAATCTTTTGATCGATTTTGTGCCGAATTCAACCACGGTGGACGAACTCTCAAACAATGGGCTAAACCTTATTTCAAGCCCTTCGCTGCGAAGACAAATCGTCACGCTCTACAATACCTATGATGACTTGATTCTAAAACTCAAAATCGGACAGGAGAAAGGTCAATCGGTATTGAACTATGTCAGCCAAAAAGTTATGAACATTAACAGCCCTACCACGGATGAAATCCGGCATTTGTTGGAAGACAAATTTTATGTAAACCAAACCTACATGAACTTTCTGGCTACCCAATTGAAGGATGCAGACCATGCCCTTCAGCAGTGCAAAGAAACCCTTTCGATGATTCAAAAAGACTTAGCCCATGATTAG
- a CDS encoding DUF6090 family protein, which translates to MIKFFRKIRQKLLHQNRITQYLVYAVGEIFLVVIGILIALQVNNANQRRLDNIRRNEYIIRIKGDIESDLKQLDQLADVLGIENLENIDRYFQFFNQGGQPVDSFVDSALRTPLNRFRYLPNRHSFEDMKSSGNIQFLTDEQRGALADLIAQQDFTIIIFEKMIDQINLEDYSARGYLDMDDDPSVFYQILGVKISPEDQIKGLHHLHNKMKWSRSLGTAADEQRIVIRDKSNKILALFSKK; encoded by the coding sequence ATGATCAAATTCTTCCGCAAAATCCGCCAAAAGCTCCTTCATCAAAACCGAATCACCCAATACCTGGTCTATGCTGTAGGAGAAATCTTCCTCGTTGTCATCGGGATATTGATTGCCCTGCAGGTCAACAATGCCAATCAGAGAAGACTGGACAATATCAGACGAAACGAATACATCATTAGGATTAAGGGTGATATTGAATCTGACCTTAAACAACTTGACCAACTGGCGGATGTGTTGGGAATAGAAAATCTGGAGAATATTGATCGATATTTCCAGTTTTTTAACCAGGGAGGTCAGCCCGTTGATTCCTTTGTAGACAGCGCTCTTCGGACACCTTTAAATAGATTTAGATACCTCCCAAACCGACATTCTTTTGAGGATATGAAATCCTCAGGCAACATTCAATTTCTTACAGATGAACAAAGAGGTGCCCTAGCTGACCTTATTGCCCAGCAAGATTTCACCATCATCATATTTGAAAAAATGATTGACCAGATCAACCTGGAGGATTATAGTGCCCGCGGCTATTTGGATATGGACGACGATCCCAGTGTATTTTATCAAATATTGGGTGTAAAAATCAGCCCTGAAGATCAAATCAAAGGATTACACCATCTGCACAATAAGATGAAATGGAGTCGCTCTTTGGGCACGGCTGCAGACGAACAACGAATTGTCATCCGGGACAAATCCAATAAAATCTTAGCGCTATTTTCAAAAAAATAA
- a CDS encoding DUF6090 family protein translates to MISLFRKIRQKLLSENRVTRYLVYAIGEILLVVIGILIALSINNWNENRKDNLLMKKYTENLISELKSDLLMYDELDDRNKRVAKNIQSYFAYYNSNQPNLDTLISKRDTLKANLRIFASSTYTIQDLISTGNLRLFPSQTKTEILKSQRTLEEKSIYVKETFKGITSLIRELDKKDDLLFRHHYSTKQHESVRNWRYNLDSDKYLLDNNLSVRFLNLFSFQESVNDDLRSASNELLDILKIL, encoded by the coding sequence ATGATTAGTTTATTCCGCAAAATCCGCCAAAAACTCCTCTCCGAAAACCGGGTGACACGTTACCTGGTCTATGCGATTGGTGAAATTCTTCTAGTTGTGATCGGGATATTGATTGCCTTGAGTATCAACAACTGGAATGAAAACAGAAAAGACAATTTGTTGATGAAAAAATATACAGAAAACTTGATCTCAGAATTGAAAAGTGACCTATTGATGTATGATGAGTTGGACGATAGAAACAAGAGAGTGGCTAAAAACATCCAAAGTTATTTTGCTTACTATAATTCAAATCAACCAAACCTGGACACCTTAATTTCAAAACGGGATACCCTAAAAGCTAATTTGCGGATTTTCGCTTCCTCCACCTATACGATTCAGGATTTGATTTCTACCGGCAACCTCAGACTTTTTCCAAGCCAAACTAAAACCGAAATTTTAAAATCTCAGAGAACTCTAGAGGAGAAGTCCATTTATGTCAAAGAAACCTTCAAGGGAATTACATCTTTAATTCGAGAACTTGACAAAAAAGACGATTTGCTATTTCGACATCACTATTCAACCAAACAGCATGAAAGCGTCAGGAATTGGAGATACAATTTGGATTCAGATAAGTACCTACTGGATAACAATTTGTCAGTTAGGTTTTTAAACTTGTTTTCGTTTCAAGAAAGTGTCAATGATGACCTCAGGAGCGCCTCAAATGAGCTTTTGGACATTCTTAAAATCCTATAA
- a CDS encoding alpha/beta hydrolase-fold protein, whose translation MKNTYINCLFLLILLGWSKSGSLLAQDVSIQIGVHETIQSEILLESRPLLIHLPDGYQTSTASYPVLYLLDGSEYGLFNALSDLRRLQSRNFAPEMIIVAIENTDRNRDMMPVVVSGYSGPPRAEAFLSFIEKELIPSIEKTYRSNGQRILKGQSLSGLFTLYALLTKPTLFEAYIGHSAGWFEESNAYFLDLSEKAFQKPADFEGRKIFMANSLNDPYDADRVIHKQLADFSELIKSRLGERISYKYVTYADYGHVPYPGFYDGVRFIFESEETRPAAESDESAVKKLVESFLTAVGNGDLEAIEPMFLPWATIGGASLREGKWTTFTTTIEDYLASKNENPSRFTEPVSNYTIHISEGQLAFVKADAILYREGKAQSHNMDYFTLLKENGTWKFLSAAYTAKPIIIK comes from the coding sequence ATGAAAAACACCTATATAAATTGCCTTTTTCTACTGATCCTTTTGGGATGGAGTAAGTCTGGAAGCCTACTTGCACAGGATGTTTCTATCCAAATCGGAGTTCATGAAACTATCCAATCTGAGATACTTCTTGAAAGCAGACCCCTGTTGATTCACTTGCCGGATGGCTATCAGACTTCTACTGCATCCTATCCGGTTTTGTACCTGCTCGATGGTTCGGAATATGGACTATTCAACGCCCTCTCTGATCTGCGAAGGTTGCAGAGCCGAAACTTTGCCCCTGAAATGATCATCGTGGCCATTGAGAATACAGATCGCAACAGGGATATGATGCCGGTAGTAGTTAGTGGCTATTCCGGTCCGCCAAGGGCTGAGGCTTTTCTTTCTTTTATAGAAAAAGAACTGATTCCATCCATAGAAAAAACCTACCGGAGCAACGGACAAAGAATCCTCAAAGGACAGTCTCTAAGTGGTCTTTTTACATTGTATGCCTTGCTTACCAAACCCACCTTATTTGAAGCCTATATCGGACACAGTGCCGGTTGGTTTGAAGAAAGCAATGCTTATTTTCTGGACTTGAGCGAAAAGGCTTTTCAAAAACCAGCTGATTTTGAGGGTAGAAAAATCTTTATGGCCAATTCCCTGAACGATCCCTATGACGCCGATCGGGTAATCCATAAGCAATTGGCGGACTTTTCGGAACTGATCAAATCCCGGTTGGGGGAAAGGATTTCCTACAAGTATGTCACTTATGCCGATTACGGCCATGTCCCATATCCGGGCTTTTATGATGGGGTCAGATTCATTTTTGAATCTGAGGAAACAAGACCTGCAGCCGAATCGGACGAATCAGCGGTCAAGAAATTAGTGGAAAGCTTTTTAACTGCAGTTGGAAACGGCGATTTGGAGGCTATTGAGCCTATGTTTTTGCCATGGGCGACCATTGGTGGGGCAAGTTTGAGGGAAGGAAAGTGGACCACCTTTACCACCACAATTGAAGATTATTTGGCCAGTAAAAACGAAAACCCATCCCGATTTACCGAACCGGTATCCAATTACACCATCCATATCAGCGAAGGTCAATTGGCTTTTGTGAAGGCAGATGCCATCCTCTACCGGGAGGGGAAAGCCCAATCCCATAATATGGATTATTTCACTTTACTGAAAGAAAATGGAACCTGGAAATTTCTGAGTGCCGCTTACACCGCAAAGCCGATAATCATTAAATAA
- a CDS encoding DUF6090 family protein, with protein sequence MILFFRKIRQKLLSNLPAGKAGNQVTRYLIYAVGEIFLVVIGILIALSINTWNENRKDRAMEANYLKGISENLEGNISELEALILDEDIQSPKVKEFTNRAGYIKALTLAKRRDRIKLLTASRVLKEEIQNYLSHPNL encoded by the coding sequence ATGATTCTATTCTTTAGAAAAATCCGCCAAAAACTCCTCTCCAACCTGCCTGCCGGCAAGGCAGGAAATCAGGTCACCCGATATCTGATCTATGCCGTTGGCGAAATCTTCCTTGTGGTTATTGGTATTTTGATCGCATTGAGCATCAATACCTGGAATGAAAACCGGAAGGACCGGGCGATGGAAGCCAATTATCTCAAAGGAATTTCGGAAAATCTGGAAGGAAATATTTCAGAATTGGAAGCGCTTATTTTGGATGAAGATATTCAAAGCCCCAAGGTCAAAGAATTTACAAACCGTGCCGGATATATCAAGGCCCTTACCTTGGCGAAACGCAGAGATAGGATCAAGTTATTGACGGCTTCACGCGTTCTGAAAGAGGAAATCCAAAATTATTTAAGCCATCCCAACCTTTAA
- a CDS encoding S9 family peptidase, translated as MKYRILLLLGLLVFYNGIQAQEKTNLELTDLFNMEYVSDPQISPDGSQVVFVRNFKDIMTDRDYSNLWISNIDGSRIRQLTQGNQRDYAPRWSNDGKKLAYLSNQQDDKVKLFLMHLDTRETAALTNTSIPPGAVAWSPDDSQLAFTQFVPEAKKSMLNIPAKPEGAEWNASPIFIDELNYRGDGAGYLKSGKSQIFTLGIDGGTPRQRTFTTHNHGSPIWAKDGKSLFFSANLHENSELEPRNSEIYSLDLSTGDVKALTSRFGPDSSPILSPDGKMIAFTGHDDTFQGYMVTNLYIMNVDGTGVKNLTADLDRDASNPRWEGNGQGIYFQYSDQGDVKVGHVALTGKIRTIVEGLGGLDLGRPYNSGTFTVSANNRFAFTQGGPEHPADLAIWNNGETKRLTAVNDDLFSFRKIGKTEEIWWESSFDQKRVQGWIVTPPDFDPSKKYPFILEIHGGPFAMYGPSFAYEIQAYAAAGYVVLYANPRGSTGYGEEFGNAIHHDYPNHDYEDLISGVDAVIAKGYVDTNNLFVTGGSGGGVLTAWIIGKTDRFKAAVVAKPVINWTSFVLHADNPAFFAKYWFGSMPWEDQENYWRRSPLSLVGNVKTPTMLLTGEQDFRTPISESEQYYAALKLQGVEAAMVRIPNASHGLVNRPSMLMSKSAAILSWFNHYRDKE; from the coding sequence ATGAAATATCGCATCCTGCTATTACTTGGTTTACTCGTTTTTTACAACGGCATTCAGGCTCAAGAAAAAACCAATCTCGAACTGACCGACCTCTTCAATATGGAATATGTCAGCGATCCGCAGATTTCCCCTGATGGTTCACAGGTTGTTTTTGTCCGGAATTTTAAGGACATCATGACCGACCGGGATTATTCCAATCTCTGGATCAGCAATATTGATGGTTCCAGGATCCGTCAGCTCACGCAGGGCAACCAACGCGACTATGCCCCAAGATGGTCGAATGACGGTAAAAAGCTGGCCTATCTTTCCAACCAACAAGATGATAAGGTCAAACTTTTCCTGATGCATCTGGACACCAGGGAAACCGCAGCACTGACCAATACTTCCATACCTCCCGGTGCAGTAGCTTGGAGTCCGGATGACAGTCAGCTGGCCTTTACCCAATTTGTTCCTGAAGCCAAAAAATCGATGCTGAACATTCCTGCCAAACCTGAAGGAGCAGAATGGAATGCATCACCGATCTTTATAGATGAGTTAAATTATCGGGGTGATGGTGCAGGATATTTAAAATCCGGCAAATCCCAGATTTTTACTTTGGGAATCGATGGGGGAACTCCGAGACAACGCACTTTTACAACACATAATCATGGAAGCCCTATTTGGGCTAAAGATGGGAAAAGCCTATTTTTCTCAGCTAACCTGCATGAAAATTCTGAATTGGAACCCAGAAATTCGGAAATATATAGTTTGGATTTGTCTACAGGTGACGTTAAAGCCCTGACCTCAAGGTTTGGACCAGATAGTAGTCCCATACTTTCTCCTGACGGCAAAATGATTGCATTCACAGGTCATGATGACACCTTTCAGGGTTATATGGTGACCAATCTATATATCATGAATGTAGATGGAACCGGTGTAAAAAACCTTACAGCAGACCTGGACCGTGACGCAAGTAATCCCCGATGGGAAGGAAATGGTCAAGGGATTTACTTTCAGTATAGTGACCAAGGAGATGTCAAAGTGGGGCATGTGGCCCTTACAGGAAAAATCCGAACGATAGTTGAAGGACTTGGAGGTTTGGATTTGGGGAGGCCCTATAATTCGGGAACTTTTACCGTATCAGCCAACAACCGCTTTGCATTTACCCAAGGTGGACCGGAACATCCGGCTGATTTGGCCATCTGGAATAACGGAGAAACCAAAAGACTGACTGCAGTCAATGATGATTTGTTTTCCTTTAGAAAAATCGGAAAAACAGAAGAGATTTGGTGGGAATCTTCTTTTGATCAAAAGCGAGTCCAAGGTTGGATAGTCACCCCACCCGATTTTGACCCCAGTAAAAAATATCCTTTTATCCTTGAAATCCATGGCGGTCCTTTTGCCATGTACGGGCCTTCTTTTGCTTATGAAATACAAGCCTATGCAGCCGCAGGCTATGTGGTGCTATATGCTAATCCACGAGGAAGTACTGGTTACGGAGAGGAATTTGGCAATGCCATCCACCATGACTATCCCAATCATGACTATGAAGACCTCATCTCGGGAGTAGATGCGGTGATTGCCAAAGGCTATGTCGACACGAATAACCTATTTGTAACAGGAGGTTCAGGCGGCGGAGTGCTAACGGCTTGGATCATTGGAAAAACAGATCGGTTCAAAGCTGCCGTGGTAGCTAAACCCGTGATCAATTGGACGAGTTTTGTGCTGCACGCGGACAACCCGGCTTTCTTTGCCAAGTATTGGTTTGGATCGATGCCTTGGGAAGATCAGGAGAATTACTGGAGAAGATCACCGTTATCGCTGGTTGGCAATGTAAAAACCCCGACAATGCTGCTGACGGGAGAGCAGGATTTCCGTACGCCCATTTCTGAATCAGAGCAGTATTATGCAGCGCTCAAACTCCAAGGAGTGGAAGCTGCCATGGTCCGCATTCCCAATGCTTCCCATGGATTGGTCAATCGACCCAGCATGCTGATGAGTAAATCAGCGGCTATTTTGAGTTGGTTCAACCATTATCGGGATAAGGAATGA
- a CDS encoding DUF6090 family protein encodes MIKFFRKIRQKLLSQNRVTQYLVYALGEIFLVVIGILIALQINNWNEDQKLQKKEKLYLDRLKGEAIWNIDILDNQIKLYESNASNLDSLAFLLSNSAPNNEQFRIPATPFFISAWLLKNSAYTELVSSGSLGILSDVKLREILDEVASFQTITIETLHYWRDLSVADAPLFQPYRIQKILIVNGDTTKSMSLDYERMIGQGEVIAGIQFWRLANQKFAEGIVEFRTHYFKILERINCLEKNNCPN; translated from the coding sequence ATGATAAAATTTTTCCGCAAAATCCGCCAAAAGTTGCTCTCTCAAAATAGGGTAACCCAATATTTGGTTTATGCCTTAGGTGAAATTTTCCTGGTTGTTATCGGGATATTGATTGCGCTGCAGATCAATAACTGGAATGAAGACCAAAAACTTCAAAAAAAGGAAAAATTGTACTTGGACAGACTCAAAGGAGAGGCCATATGGAATATCGATATTCTAGATAATCAAATTAAATTGTATGAAAGTAACGCGTCGAATCTGGATTCTCTTGCTTTTTTATTGAGCAATTCGGCTCCAAATAATGAACAGTTTAGAATTCCTGCGACGCCTTTTTTTATAAGTGCATGGCTTTTGAAAAACTCTGCCTATACCGAGTTAGTATCCTCCGGTTCATTGGGTATTCTCTCTGATGTCAAATTGCGCGAAATACTGGATGAAGTAGCTAGCTTCCAAACCATCACAATCGAGACACTCCATTACTGGAGAGACCTATCGGTTGCAGATGCCCCTCTTTTCCAGCCCTACAGAATCCAAAAAATCCTTATAGTCAATGGAGACACCACCAAATCTATGAGCCTGGATTACGAACGTATGATAGGGCAAGGGGAGGTCATCGCCGGAATACAGTTTTGGAGACTCGCTAACCAAAAGTTTGCAGAAGGCATTGTTGAGTTTAGAACGCACTACTTTAAAATTCTCGAACGAATCAACTGCCTGGAAAAAAACAATTGTCCAAACTGA
- a CDS encoding DUF6090 family protein: MKRIFSILKEKWPEYILEILVITFGILGAFALNNWNEHNKAKTLEKEYITRLIEDLTKDRVQIVQEKKDTQLRLEVTMYIYDIITSDQPVVEDTSYFVVGIQMIGRTNRPKINDATFEDLISSGNASIIQNKALFNEIRSYYRNIPFEWFEEYIDRMWKGYLPLGIDAINLDMLLEIIDQEAEGWVDADKFNEINLKVSEREFEQILGKILNSKEFEFETKNIGRSHRVHINFLERMLKSEQDLIQELNAYLKTL, encoded by the coding sequence ATGAAACGAATCTTCTCCATCCTCAAAGAAAAATGGCCGGAGTACATCCTGGAAATCCTGGTCATTACCTTCGGCATTTTGGGGGCTTTTGCCCTCAACAACTGGAATGAACATAACAAAGCCAAAACCTTGGAAAAAGAGTATATCACCCGGTTGATCGAGGATCTGACCAAAGACAGGGTTCAAATAGTTCAAGAAAAAAAGGACACCCAATTGAGGTTGGAGGTGACCATGTATATCTACGATATCATAACTTCTGATCAACCTGTAGTTGAAGATACATCTTATTTTGTGGTGGGCATTCAAATGATTGGCCGAACCAACAGACCAAAAATTAACGACGCAACCTTTGAAGATCTGATCAGCTCCGGCAATGCAAGTATCATTCAAAATAAGGCGCTGTTCAATGAAATTAGAAGTTATTACAGAAACATCCCTTTTGAGTGGTTTGAAGAATATATTGATCGAATGTGGAAAGGCTATTTACCTCTTGGAATTGATGCAATTAACTTAGATATGCTCCTGGAAATAATAGATCAGGAAGCAGAAGGTTGGGTCGATGCTGATAAATTCAATGAAATCAACCTAAAAGTCAGTGAAAGGGAATTTGAGCAGATTCTGGGCAAGATCTTGAATTCTAAAGAATTTGAATTCGAAACAAAGAATATAGGACGCTCGCATCGTGTACATATCAACTTTCTAGAACGAATGCTTAAGAGTGAACAAGACCTTATACAAGAGCTCAACGCTTACCTAAAAACGCTATAA
- a CDS encoding DUF6090 family protein, which produces MIRFFRKIRYKLLKENRVTRYLVYALGEIVLVVIGILIALSINTWNENLKNKNKEKLILQDLHLEFQKNKEKLQATIKLHWNVLNGTNAVLELINEPEDVLAKHNLDSLIAISLDYGDFSPSQSVLADLISSGNLNLISSESMRLLIFDWGSAIEEKEESYETMDETSQNLFLPYLTKNASMKNIDQYSLLKGAGKSRLNPQVQKLFQELEFENHLDNQAWGIVNYLIKLERLESLADQIIFLSGPNFEPKP; this is translated from the coding sequence ATGATCAGATTCTTCCGCAAAATCCGATATAAATTACTCAAAGAAAATCGGGTCACCCGGTACCTGGTCTATGCTCTGGGAGAAATTGTACTTGTGGTCATCGGGATATTGATTGCCTTGAGCATCAATACCTGGAATGAAAATTTGAAAAACAAAAACAAGGAGAAATTGATCCTGCAAGACCTTCATCTGGAATTTCAAAAAAACAAAGAAAAACTTCAAGCCACGATTAAGCTACATTGGAACGTCCTGAACGGCACCAATGCAGTGCTGGAATTGATCAATGAACCGGAAGATGTTCTCGCAAAACACAATCTGGACAGCCTTATTGCGATAAGTCTGGATTATGGGGATTTCAGTCCAAGTCAATCCGTCCTTGCAGATTTGATATCTTCAGGCAATCTCAACCTGATTTCCTCAGAATCGATGCGCCTATTGATTTTTGACTGGGGAAGTGCCATCGAAGAAAAGGAGGAAAGCTACGAAACAATGGATGAGACTAGTCAAAACCTGTTTCTCCCCTACCTCACAAAAAATGCCTCGATGAAGAACATCGATCAGTATTCCCTCTTGAAGGGAGCGGGAAAATCCAGACTAAACCCTCAAGTCCAAAAGTTGTTTCAGGAACTGGAATTTGAAAATCATTTGGACAATCAAGCCTGGGGAATCGTCAATTATCTCATTAAATTAGAGCGACTTGAGTCGCTCGCGGACCAAATTATTTTTCTGTCAGGCCCTAATTTTGAACCCAAACCATGA
- a CDS encoding DUF6090 family protein: protein MISFFRKIRQKLLEGNKTANYLKYAAGEIFLVVIGILIALQVNNWNEDRKALRSEEQFLKNIKSELIRDKEYLRKIKDLAHHKIQLFEQLKTKLPDIYYTDKPLLDSLMREYFINLETFFPLTGTFDAGVSGNEISSYRNEVLKTQVFNLYNASYGRLNRYRDIMIDRWDYFVRSYSYERFSGQLGQMDEKDLEKLQGDLAYITKMFELYLQRLTEADLEIQRILDEEN, encoded by the coding sequence ATGATCTCTTTCTTCCGAAAAATCCGCCAAAAGCTCCTCGAGGGGAACAAAACAGCCAATTACCTTAAATACGCCGCAGGTGAAATTTTTTTGGTTGTCATCGGTATTTTGATCGCCTTGCAAGTCAATAATTGGAATGAGGATAGGAAAGCTCTGCGTTCAGAAGAACAATTCCTAAAAAACATCAAATCTGAACTAATAAGAGACAAGGAATACCTAAGGAAAATAAAGGATTTAGCCCATCACAAAATCCAGTTATTTGAACAGCTGAAAACGAAACTACCCGACATATATTATACGGACAAACCACTATTAGATTCACTGATGCGGGAGTATTTCATAAACTTGGAGACCTTCTTTCCCTTAACTGGGACCTTTGATGCAGGAGTGTCCGGCAATGAAATAAGCAGCTATCGGAATGAAGTTTTGAAAACCCAGGTGTTCAATTTATATAATGCCTCTTACGGCCGATTGAATAGATACCGGGATATTATGATTGACCGTTGGGATTATTTTGTAAGGTCATACAGTTACGAACGTTTTTCCGGCCAACTTGGCCAAATGGATGAGAAAGATCTTGAAAAACTGCAGGGGGACTTGGCTTATATAACCAAAATGTTTGAGCTTTACCTCCAACGACTTACCGAAGCTGACTTGGAAATTCAGCGAATTTTAGATGAGGAAAATTAA
- a CDS encoding nuclear transport factor 2 family protein — protein sequence MSWIRKTLLSLTGLLIVTFSFAQEAEVTQILAQREASNQALRVFDEELNASFSTEDALITTGAGTLISGKKELIKYIQESTGPRMYWIRTPDEVLVNPKTMLAWETGTWKGYVEGSDEAVVGGKYSAQWTKKSGTWLIQSQLFVTLEN from the coding sequence ATGAGTTGGATAAGAAAAACATTACTCTCCCTGACAGGGCTTTTAATAGTCACTTTCTCCTTTGCGCAGGAGGCTGAGGTGACTCAGATTCTTGCGCAACGGGAGGCGTCGAATCAGGCCCTTCGTGTTTTTGATGAGGAATTGAATGCGAGCTTTTCCACAGAAGACGCCTTGATCACCACAGGGGCAGGCACTTTGATTTCAGGAAAAAAGGAATTGATCAAGTATATCCAAGAATCGACCGGCCCGAGAATGTATTGGATCAGGACTCCGGATGAAGTGCTGGTCAATCCCAAAACTATGTTGGCATGGGAAACGGGAACCTGGAAAGGATATGTAGAGGGTTCAGATGAGGCAGTGGTGGGAGGGAAGTACTCCGCCCAATGGACCAAAAAATCCGGGACTTGGCTGATTCAATCGCAGTTGTTTGTCACACTGGAAAATTAA